The following nucleotide sequence is from Rhodospirillales bacterium.
CCGGATTGTCCGTTATATAGGCTCGAAAGCCGGGGTGCTTGCGGCGGGTATTGATGTGCGCGCTGATTGTTTTCGAGAAAAGCAGTGTTTGTATAGCGGGTTTTTCTCGATGTCTTTGAGTATTTGTAAAAAAAGCTGCGTTGTTTCTTCAAGGCGTTGCGGGTCTTGAAGCAGGTCGTTGCGGATTTCGATCATGATAAAAGGCGTGTCGTATTTTTTGCTGAGTTTTGGCGCGGCTATTTTATTGCTGAACTGGCCGTCTTTCAGGTTGTATGGATACTGCGAAGCGGCGCGGTTGCCTATTCTTTCGATAAAGGCGTGTTCGATTAGTCTGGACAATATTGTGTCTTCAAAATAGGTGATGCCGATTTCATGGTCGCGGCCATGGCCGTGCCATTTAGGTGAAAAGCTGTGCAGTGCTATATGTGCTGCGCCATTATGGGTGTTTTTGATGTTCGAGACCAGTTTTTCTTCAGCTCTTGTATAGGTGTCGTAGATGGTTTTGCGCTGAGCGAGCTTTTCTTTGGAAATATTGTGGTTTCCGGGGACGCAGAGCCTGGCACCGTATTCAGAGGAATTCGGGGTCATGGCATATTCCCATGCGCGGTTTTTTTCAACCACCAGGCGCGATACGTTTGAAGCGATTGAGGACAGGTGCGGGCTGAGTTTGTTTAAGCGTTTGACCAGTTCGGCAGTTCCCCAGTCGCAGACTTCGTGGCGATGTTCATTGATGTCAGGATCAAACCACCATGCGGGCGCACCGAGTGGATTGCCGTCTTGATCGATCATATGCCGGGGGACTTTCCAGCCGGCGTGGGGCGCGGAGAGCGTGAAGGGGCTGAGTCCCGTGTGCAGGTGGTAAACGGGATCGTTTTCGCGCAAGGCAATGGCTCCGAGGTTTGTTTTCGGAGGGCCGGGGTCGCTGATTTCGCAGAATTGTACCGTCGTTGTTTGCGGTTTCATTATGTCTTTTGTTTCTTTTATTACGGAAACGGTAGAGATTTTTGAAATATATGACAATAAAAAAGTATATTTTGTGCACAAAAATGTGTTGATTGTCTGTGCGCGCGATGGGTCTGTGTGAGCGTGTCTGCGAATTCCGCGCTTGTTATCCTCCGTATTTGCCAGTACAACGGAGCTTGTGACATAGGAATATCTTGGAGTAAGGGTTTGTTATGGCGCTAGACAGTAGCGGGCGGATTGTGGATTATTTTTCTCAGTGTGCCGCAGGTGGTTTGTTTGAGAGAGTTTTTCCGAGAAAAAATCAGGCAGGTGCGGAAAAGAGTCCGGATGGCGGGACACCGGCGACGGCCAGAGATGTTTTTGAGTATTACAGGGGATTTTTTGAAAAGGGGTCTTCGGTGTGTTACGGAGAGGGTGGGGAGACGTTTTTAAGCTTTTCAGACCCTCTCTATAAGTGGGGCGATACGGAGTGGCTTGTTTACTCGGCGGAGTGTTTAGAGGGTGGCAGGGAAGACCTTTGTTTAACGTCTTTTAATGGTCGGCAGGGTGGTCATCAGAGGCTTTTCAGAATTGGCTATGAACCTTCTCAAGAAGGGGGGCTTCTCATTTTTATCGGAGGTTATGACGGAAGAGATGGTATGTATCATGGAAATGAGAAGCTCTATGAAATTTCAGGAAGATCTTTGGGTCAGGAAGTTTCTGCGTTATATAAAGATCTCGTAGAGACGGAGGGGTATTGGCCGTTTAACACGGTGTTGAAGCGTATTGCAAGCACGAAGCCCCCTGAGGCTTTAAGCGGTAACGGTCCGGATGTTCTGAAGCTTTGATTTATTAATTTGTTCTATGGATTTTTGAGGGTGTTGGTGATGACGCAAATGCAAAAACGGAAATATTTTGGAACAGACGGAATTCGCGGGCGGGCCAATAGCTATCCGATGACGCCGGGCATGGTGCAGCGGGTGGCGATGGCGACGGCGAAAGTGCTGCGCGAACGCCATGGCGGGCTGCCGACGGACCGGGTGGTGATCGGCAAGGATACGCGGTTGTCTTGTTATATGATTGAGCAAGCGATGACGGCCGGGTTTTTATCGATGGGGATGAATGTCATCCTTACGGGTCCGGTGCCGACGCCGGGGATTGCGATGTTGACGCGATCTTTACGGGCTGATGTCGGGGTGATGATTTCGGCTTCGCATAATTCCTTCGAAGATAACGGGATCAAGCTGTTTGGGCCGGACGGGTACAAGCTGGATGATGAGATTGAGCTGGAGATTGAAGCGGCGCTGGAAGAGGATCTGGGCGAGCATCTCGCGTTGCCCGGCGATTTGGGGAAAGCGGCGCGTTTGGATGATGCGATCGGGCGTTATGCGGAAAGTGTGAAGCGCTCTTTACCACGTGGAACAACGCTGGAGGGGCTTAAGGTCGTGGTGGATTGCGCCAATGGTGCAGCCTATAAGGTGGCGCCGCAGGTGCTTTGGGAACTGGAGGCCGAGGTTATATCGATTGGCGCGGAGCCGGACGGGCGCAATATTAATGATGGTTATGGTGCGACGGCGACCGAGAATCTGCAGAAGGCGGTTATTGAGCATAAAGCGGATATTGGCGTTGCGCTGGACGGGGATGCGGACCGGCTGATTATGGTTGATGAGACAGGCGCGAAGATTGACGGCGATCAGCTGATGGCGGCGCTGGCGGTTTCGATGCAGGAGGCCGGTGAGTTGCAAGGGAGTGCGTTGGTGGCCACTGTGATGTCGAATTTGGGGCTGGAGCGGTTTTTAAAGGAGCGGGGAATTTGTCTGATCCGCACGGCGGTTGGGGACCGGTACGTGTCCGAGACGATGCGGGCGGAAGGGTTTAATCTGGGCGGGGAACAATCCGGGCATTTGATTTTGTCGGATTTGAATACGACGGGTGACGGGTTGCAGGCGGCGATCAAGATTTGTTCGTTCCTGAAAGAGAGTGGAAAGAAGGCGAGCGCGGCGCTGCATTTGTTCACGCCGTTGCCGCAGATTTTGCGCAATGTGCGGTTTGAAAGCACGGTCAAGCCGCTGGACGCGGATGAGGTCAAGGCCGCGATTGAACAAGCGGAAAGTTCGCTGGTCAATGAGGGGCGCGTTTTGGTGCGGGCCAGCGGGACGGAAAGCCTGATCCGCGTGATGGCGGAAGGCGATGACCCGGGCAAGGTTGAAGGCGTGGTCAATGATCTGTGCGCGGTGATTGAGAAGGCAGTGGGGTAAAATTAGTCATAAATTACTTTGTTTTTGATAATATGCGTTGATTGTTGTAATCTCAAGAAAATAGAGGATAGCGGTTATAGAATAGGACTAAATTTTTGTTCATAATTTTTAAGGAGAATTAACATGAGATTTTCTGAAGTTGAAAATTACAATCTATCTGCAATAACTAAATATTTCAGTGAAAAATACGATATTGATAAAGATAAAGCAGACTTGATATCGTTAGAATTAAAGAGATATCTATTTTTAGTTGCAAAAAACAAACGACAGTATGGTATGGCCGGAATTGTTGATGAATACTGGCATACTTTTATACTGTCTACCGTTCAATATCATGATTTTTGTGATTTTTTAGGGGAAGGCTATATACATCACCATCCTGATACGGATGAAGAATCTGCAAGTGAAACGAGGGATGCATACAAACTTTTTTTTAATGATTATGAAATAGAGTTTGGTCACAGTCCGTTAAAGGGTATTTGGCCTTCTGTAAATGATGGTGGTCGTTGTAAGAACAGTTGTAAGGGATCCCCTTCATGTAAGAACAGGTGTAAAGGAACCCCTTCATGTAAGAATAATTGTAAAGGCGGTCCTCACCCATCTATGCAGAATGATCTTAAGGGTGTTAGTGCCTAAAGAGTTTGCATGTGGTGGTTTATCTGATTGCTTGGGTTGTTTAGTTTTTAGATGGTAGCTTGTTTTTTGATTTTATTGACTTTAAACGCTTTGCCCCTTAAGCGTTAGGGCATGAAAGATATTTCCCAAAATAGCGCCCTTCTGCCCAGTGGGTTTGAGGATTTGCTTCCCCCACAGGCGGAGGTGGAATATGACGCGATTGCGCGGCTGATGGCGGTATTTCGCAGTTTTGGTTATGCGCGGGTGAAGCCGCCGATGGCTGAGTTTGAGGAAAGCTTGCTGGCTCCGGGGCCGGGTGCGGCCTTGACGTCTGAAACATTCCGGGTGATGGACCCTGTAACGCATCGAATGATGGGGCTGCGCAGCGATATTACGGCGCAGATCGCGCGGATTGCGCGTTCGCGGCTTTCCGATGAGGCACGGCCTTTGCGGCTGACTTATGCGAATGACGTAATCCGTACAAAGGCTTCTCAGGCGCGCACACAGCGCCAGTTTACGCAGGTGGGTTGTGAGATGATCGGCCGGAACGATGTGGCCAGCGATGTTGAAATTTGTGTGGTAGCTTTGAAGGGTTTGGCTGCTTTGGGGGCTTGCGGCGTGACGATGGATTTTGCCTTGCCGCGGATTGTGGATGACCTTTTTGCGGTTACGAAGACGAGGCAGGATGATATTGACGGGCTGCGTCATACATTGGCCGGGCCGGTCGATAAGGCTTTGTCGGCGCTGGATGTATTGGCGTTGCCGGAGGCGGCGTGCGAGTATATTGCACGTTTGCGTGCGGTTGTTTCCGGAGTTGAAGCGGCGATCGCTGGGTTGGATATGAGTGCGATTTCTTTGACGATTGATCCGCTCGAAACGCGCGGGTTTGAGTATCATAGCGGGCTGGCTTTTACCTTGTTTGCAACGGGGATTCGTGGCGAGTTGGGCCGGGGTGGGCGCTATGATATTTATGAGGGTGAGCAGGCGAAGGAAAGTGCAGCCGGGTTTACGCTGTATATGGACACGTTGCGCCAAGGGTTGAAAGTGCAAGAGACTGCAGAGGTCAAAGAATTATCGGCGGATGCGGATTGGGCCGAGGTGGCCCGGTTGCAGGATGAAGGGTTTATTGTGAAACGGGGATAAATGGCCTTGCATGCTGATGAAAATCAGCATCTTTATGACAGGGGAGATCCTGACTTTCGTCAGGATGCGAGGGTAGAAATTTTAGAAAGGTATATAAAGGTATATAAATGACAAATGTTGCGGTGATTGGCGCTCAGTGGGGCGATGAAGGTAAGGGGAAGATTGTCGATTGGCTCTCATCTCGCGCTGATGTGGTGGTGCGGTTTCAGGGCGGGCATAATGCCGGGCATACACTGGTGATTGACGGAGTGACGTATAAGCTGCATTTGTTGCCTTCTGGGATAGTGCGTGAATCGAAGATTTCGATTATCGGCAATGGCGTGGTGATTGATCCGTGGGCCTTGATGAAGGAGATTAAAGCCATTCAAGAAAAAGGCGTGGATGTGAATCCAGACAAGCTTATGATTGCGGAGAATGCGCCGTTGATTTTACCGGTGCATGGGGCGCTGGATGAAGCGATGGAAGCAACGCGCGGGAGCAAACCGATCGGTACGACGAAGCGCGGGATTGGCCCGGCTTATGAAGATAAAATTGCACGCCGGGCGATCCGGGTTTGCGATCTGGAGTATCCTGATGTGATGCGTGAAAAGCTGGACCGGATGATGTTGCATCATAATGCGTTGCTTAAAGGCCTGGGTGCGGAAGAGGTGAGTGCAGACGATATTTTCGACAAGCTAATGGCTGTGCGAGATGAGATTTTGCCATACAGGTGCGTGACGTGGCGGGTGCTTGATCAGGCACGGGCTGAGGGCAAAAAGATTTTGTTTGAGGGGGCGCAAGGGATGATGCTGGATGTGGATCACGGCACATATCCGTATGTGACTTCGTCAAATATGGCGGCCGGGCAAGCGGCTACGGGGTCGGGTGTGGCTCCGGATGCCGTCGGTTATGTTTTGGGGATTACCAAGGCCTATACGACGCGCGTCGGGAGCGGCCCGTTTCCGACTGAGCAGGATAATGAAGTTGGGCAATTTCTTGGTGAAAATGGCCATGAATTTGGCACAACGACCGGGCGTAAGCGGCGTTGTGGCTGGTTTGATGCGGCATTGGTGCGTCAAACAATAAAGTTGGGCGGGATTCACGGGATTGCGTTGACGAAGCTGGATGTGCTTGACGGACTTAAGGAAATACAGATTTGCGTTGGTTATGAGATCGAAGGTGAGAAATTTGATTATCTTCCGGCTTCGCAAGTGAAACAGGCTGCGGCCAAGCCGATCTATGAAACCATGGACGGGTGGAGTGAGAGTACACGTGGAGCACGCACATGGGCGGAATTGCCGGCGGCGGCTGTGAAATATGTGAAGCATATTGAAGAGTTGATTGGCGCTCCGGTGACGCTGCTTTCTACGAGTCCGGAGCGTGAGGATACGATCTTGATGCAGGACCCGTTTGCGGGCTGATCAATTTACTTTTTGTATGAACATGGTTACAATGTGCGTTGCGCTTTATTTTTTAAGCGCATGCTTCATTTTGGCGTTGCCTGATTCTTAGGTAATGTAGCTATTTCATGTTAAAGAGTTCTTGTTATGTCTGAAGAAACAGGCGCTAAAGACAGTAAAGAGACGAAGATTTCTGAGGATTCTACCAGAGCGAATTCGTCTGATCATGGTGGTAAGGAGCAAAAGAAGTCTGGGTTGAAAGATTCGCAGAAAACTCAAGACGTTCAGGGTGAGAATGTTGCCGATTTTCAAGGTAAGGTCGGAATTCAATGCAAGGTGCCGTTATCAGAGTATAATTCCGGTCCGAACAAGGCTTATCGAGCGTATTCCA
It contains:
- a CDS encoding N-formylglutamate amidohydrolase yields the protein MKPQTTTVQFCEISDPGPPKTNLGAIALRENDPVYHLHTGLSPFTLSAPHAGWKVPRHMIDQDGNPLGAPAWWFDPDINEHRHEVCDWGTAELVKRLNKLSPHLSSIASNVSRLVVEKNRAWEYAMTPNSSEYGARLCVPGNHNISKEKLAQRKTIYDTYTRAEEKLVSNIKNTHNGAAHIALHSFSPKWHGHGRDHEIGITYFEDTILSRLIEHAFIERIGNRAASQYPYNLKDGQFSNKIAAPKLSKKYDTPFIMIEIRNDLLQDPQRLEETTQLFLQILKDIEKNPLYKHCFSRKQSARTSIPAASTPAFEPI
- a CDS encoding phosphoglucosamine mutase gives rise to the protein MTQMQKRKYFGTDGIRGRANSYPMTPGMVQRVAMATAKVLRERHGGLPTDRVVIGKDTRLSCYMIEQAMTAGFLSMGMNVILTGPVPTPGIAMLTRSLRADVGVMISASHNSFEDNGIKLFGPDGYKLDDEIELEIEAALEEDLGEHLALPGDLGKAARLDDAIGRYAESVKRSLPRGTTLEGLKVVVDCANGAAYKVAPQVLWELEAEVISIGAEPDGRNINDGYGATATENLQKAVIEHKADIGVALDGDADRLIMVDETGAKIDGDQLMAALAVSMQEAGELQGSALVATVMSNLGLERFLKERGICLIRTAVGDRYVSETMRAEGFNLGGEQSGHLILSDLNTTGDGLQAAIKICSFLKESGKKASAALHLFTPLPQILRNVRFESTVKPLDADEVKAAIEQAESSLVNEGRVLVRASGTESLIRVMAEGDDPGKVEGVVNDLCAVIEKAVG
- a CDS encoding ATP phosphoribosyltransferase regulatory subunit, with product MKDISQNSALLPSGFEDLLPPQAEVEYDAIARLMAVFRSFGYARVKPPMAEFEESLLAPGPGAALTSETFRVMDPVTHRMMGLRSDITAQIARIARSRLSDEARPLRLTYANDVIRTKASQARTQRQFTQVGCEMIGRNDVASDVEICVVALKGLAALGACGVTMDFALPRIVDDLFAVTKTRQDDIDGLRHTLAGPVDKALSALDVLALPEAACEYIARLRAVVSGVEAAIAGLDMSAISLTIDPLETRGFEYHSGLAFTLFATGIRGELGRGGRYDIYEGEQAKESAAGFTLYMDTLRQGLKVQETAEVKELSADADWAEVARLQDEGFIVKRG
- a CDS encoding adenylosuccinate synthase, whose translation is MTNVAVIGAQWGDEGKGKIVDWLSSRADVVVRFQGGHNAGHTLVIDGVTYKLHLLPSGIVRESKISIIGNGVVIDPWALMKEIKAIQEKGVDVNPDKLMIAENAPLILPVHGALDEAMEATRGSKPIGTTKRGIGPAYEDKIARRAIRVCDLEYPDVMREKLDRMMLHHNALLKGLGAEEVSADDIFDKLMAVRDEILPYRCVTWRVLDQARAEGKKILFEGAQGMMLDVDHGTYPYVTSSNMAAGQAATGSGVAPDAVGYVLGITKAYTTRVGSGPFPTEQDNEVGQFLGENGHEFGTTTGRKRRCGWFDAALVRQTIKLGGIHGIALTKLDVLDGLKEIQICVGYEIEGEKFDYLPASQVKQAAAKPIYETMDGWSESTRGARTWAELPAAAVKYVKHIEELIGAPVTLLSTSPEREDTILMQDPFAG